Proteins co-encoded in one Kocuria flava genomic window:
- a CDS encoding ABC transporter ATP-binding protein — protein sequence MEPVIEVRNLTKRYKDKLALDDVSFDVQQDTIYGFLGRNGAGKTTTMSILTAQNLATSGEVRVFGEHPYENPRVLSRMCFVREGQKYPDDATPRHAFAAARMFFPRWDQELAEALVEDFQLPLKRCIKKLSRGQLSAVGVVIGLASRAEITFFDEPYLGLDAVARQTFYDRLLTDYAEHPRTVLLSSHLIDEVANLIERVLVIDEGRILMDESTEEARAQATTVVGDAAAVDRAVGGREVIHRERLGRVASVTFLGALDDAERAALTAAGLDLAPVSLQQLIVRLTQHRAPGRGTTAAAAQEGVLR from the coding sequence ATGGAACCCGTCATCGAGGTCCGCAACCTCACGAAGCGCTACAAGGACAAGCTCGCCCTCGACGACGTCAGCTTCGACGTCCAGCAGGACACCATCTACGGGTTCCTGGGACGCAACGGCGCCGGGAAGACCACCACGATGTCGATCCTCACCGCGCAGAACCTCGCCACCAGCGGCGAGGTGCGCGTGTTCGGCGAGCACCCCTACGAGAACCCCCGCGTGCTGAGCCGGATGTGCTTCGTGCGCGAGGGCCAGAAGTACCCCGACGACGCCACGCCGCGCCACGCCTTCGCCGCCGCCCGGATGTTCTTCCCGCGGTGGGACCAGGAGCTCGCCGAGGCGCTGGTCGAGGACTTCCAGCTGCCCCTCAAGCGCTGCATCAAGAAGCTCTCACGCGGCCAGCTCTCCGCCGTCGGCGTCGTCATCGGCCTGGCCTCCCGCGCGGAGATCACGTTCTTCGACGAGCCCTACCTCGGTCTCGACGCCGTCGCCCGTCAGACCTTCTACGACCGGCTGCTCACCGACTACGCGGAGCACCCGCGCACGGTGCTGCTCTCGAGCCACCTCATCGACGAGGTCGCGAACCTCATCGAGCGGGTGCTCGTGATCGACGAGGGCCGGATCCTCATGGACGAGTCCACCGAGGAGGCCCGGGCCCAGGCCACCACCGTGGTCGGGGACGCCGCCGCGGTCGACCGCGCCGTCGGCGGCCGCGAGGTGATCCACCGCGAGCGCCTCGGGCGCGTGGCCTCCGTGACGTTCCTGGGCGCCCTCGACGACGCCGAGCGCGCCGCCCTCACCGCCGCCGGGCTGGACCTCGCGCCCGTCTCGCTGCAGCAGCTGATCGTGCGCCTCACCCAGCACCGCGCCCCCGGCCGCGGCACCACCGCCGCGGCCGCCCAGGAAGGAGTCCTCCGATGA
- a CDS encoding zinc-binding dehydrogenase produces the protein MKIRGAVLHTMEAPAPYAESRPLAVEELELGEPGPTELRVRITAAGVCHSDLSVVNGNRPRPLPMLLGHEATGVVEVLGPEVTDLEVGQHVVMAFLPRCGRCAACRTEGLLPCTVGSRANAEGTLMEGARRLSSPTRGTVHHHLGVSGFATHAVVDRRSVVPVGADVPAPVAAVLGCAVLTGGGAVINAARATPDDAVAVVGLGGVGLAALLVAKAVGCRRVIAVDALPEKLGIAQDFGADETLTPDEVVQLKEKPRVVIEAAGHPRAFETAFNATGVGGVTVTVGLPAPGAMSEIEPLKLTAEARQVIGSYLGSAVPAVDIPKYEQMWRDGVLPLEKLITSHIRLEQINEAMDELDAGRTVRQVIEFPEA, from the coding sequence GTGAAGATCCGTGGAGCCGTCCTGCACACCATGGAGGCCCCCGCCCCCTACGCCGAGTCGCGGCCGCTGGCCGTCGAGGAGCTCGAGCTCGGGGAGCCCGGGCCCACCGAGCTGCGCGTGCGGATCACCGCCGCCGGGGTGTGCCACTCCGACCTGTCCGTGGTCAACGGCAACCGGCCGCGGCCCCTGCCGATGCTGCTGGGGCACGAGGCCACCGGCGTCGTCGAGGTCCTCGGGCCCGAGGTCACCGACCTTGAGGTCGGCCAGCACGTGGTCATGGCGTTCCTGCCGCGCTGCGGGCGCTGCGCGGCCTGCCGCACCGAGGGGCTGCTGCCGTGCACGGTCGGCTCCCGCGCCAACGCCGAGGGCACCCTCATGGAGGGCGCCCGGCGCCTGAGCTCGCCCACTCGCGGGACGGTCCACCACCACCTCGGGGTCTCGGGCTTCGCGACCCACGCCGTGGTCGACCGGCGCTCGGTGGTGCCCGTGGGCGCGGACGTCCCCGCGCCCGTCGCGGCCGTGCTGGGGTGCGCGGTGCTCACCGGGGGAGGGGCCGTGATCAACGCGGCGAGGGCCACCCCCGACGACGCCGTGGCGGTGGTTGGCCTCGGCGGCGTGGGCCTGGCCGCGCTGCTGGTGGCCAAGGCGGTCGGCTGCCGCCGCGTGATCGCGGTCGACGCTCTTCCGGAGAAGCTCGGGATCGCCCAGGACTTCGGCGCCGACGAGACGCTGACCCCCGACGAGGTCGTCCAGCTCAAGGAGAAGCCGCGCGTAGTCATCGAGGCCGCCGGCCACCCCCGCGCCTTCGAGACGGCGTTCAACGCCACCGGCGTGGGCGGGGTGACCGTCACCGTGGGCCTGCCCGCCCCCGGGGCGATGTCCGAGATCGAGCCCCTGAAGCTCACCGCCGAGGCCCGCCAGGTCATCGGCAGCTACCTCGGCTCCGCCGTGCCGGCCGTCGACATCCCGAAGTACGAGCAGATGTGGCGCGACGGCGTGCTGCCGCTGGAGAAGCTGATCACCTCCCACATCCGGCTCGAGCAGATCAACGAGGCGATGGACGAGCTGGACGCGGGCCGGACGGTGCGGCAGGTGATCGAGTTCCCCGAGGCGTGA
- a CDS encoding LysR family transcriptional regulator, whose amino-acid sequence MTHGADDLLLLLAVVRHGSYAAAAGALGLSHTTVSRRVAGLERTVGARLLVRSGDVWEPTELGREFVAAGEEVELALGALPLGPGGRGHAVGGVVRMITPDGFGGVVMGAAVRRLIDAHPGVRVEMINAARRAQTNPVGIDLEVVVGRPEVSRKEAFHLADYSLGLYASRTYLISHAPITDPEDVQEHPLVYFVPSMQDVAELTAPLERFPRMRQAVGATSSVVHVELTRAGAGVGLLPCFLAERCGDLVRLLPHELTFPVSYWVVSRTDLLRRPAVQAVLGAVRAAVEEMREELLAAP is encoded by the coding sequence GTGACGCACGGTGCCGACGACCTGCTCCTGCTGCTCGCGGTGGTCCGTCACGGCTCCTACGCCGCGGCCGCCGGGGCGCTCGGGCTCAGCCACACGACCGTCTCCCGGCGCGTGGCCGGCCTCGAGCGCACCGTGGGCGCCCGGCTGCTCGTGCGCTCCGGGGACGTGTGGGAGCCCACCGAGCTGGGCCGGGAGTTCGTGGCCGCCGGCGAGGAGGTCGAGCTCGCCCTCGGCGCGCTGCCGCTGGGCCCCGGCGGCCGGGGGCACGCCGTGGGCGGGGTGGTGCGGATGATCACCCCCGACGGCTTTGGCGGGGTGGTGATGGGCGCGGCCGTGCGCCGGCTCATCGACGCCCACCCCGGGGTGCGGGTCGAGATGATCAACGCCGCCCGCCGGGCCCAGACCAACCCGGTGGGCATCGACCTCGAGGTCGTGGTGGGCCGGCCCGAGGTCTCGCGCAAGGAGGCCTTCCACCTCGCCGACTACTCCCTGGGCCTCTACGCCTCCCGGACCTACCTCATCTCCCACGCCCCGATCACGGACCCCGAGGACGTCCAGGAGCACCCGCTGGTCTACTTCGTCCCGTCCATGCAGGACGTCGCCGAGCTCACCGCCCCGCTGGAGCGCTTCCCGCGGATGCGCCAGGCCGTGGGGGCGACGTCGTCGGTCGTGCACGTGGAGCTCACCCGCGCCGGCGCCGGGGTCGGGCTGCTGCCGTGCTTCCTCGCCGAGCGCTGCGGGGACCTCGTGCGGCTGCTCCCCCACGAGCTGACCTTTCCCGTCTCCTACTGGGTCGTCTCCCGCACCGACCTGCTGCGCCGCCCCGCCGTGCAGGCCGTGCTGGGCGCGGTGCGCGCGGCGGTCGAGGAGATGCGCGAGGAGCTGCTCGCGGCCCCCTGA
- the mmsB gene encoding 3-hydroxyisobutyrate dehydrogenase — protein sequence MSTIAWIGLGHMGNPMSANLVKAGHTVRGYDLSEPALAAARDNGVTTCASIAETLEGAEVVFTMLPKGEHSRAVYLGEDGVLAHAPKDALLIDSSTIDVETALELHAAAEEAGFRFVDAPVSGGISGAAAATLTFMIGGRPDDVEAARGHIEPMARKIVATGEAGTGQAAKIVNNMMLFICLEACAEGSVLADRLGLDPQVFWDIASVSSGNSWALQTWYPVPGIVDSAAANHNFEATFSAALAAKDAGLALMAGEQTGVDLPAAKLVAERLQRLIDEGYADKDCSLITKYAAPDGRIRGWDPEQA from the coding sequence ATGAGCACCATCGCCTGGATCGGCCTCGGCCACATGGGCAATCCGATGTCCGCGAACCTCGTGAAGGCCGGCCACACCGTGCGCGGCTACGACCTCAGCGAGCCCGCCCTGGCCGCCGCCCGGGACAACGGGGTGACGACCTGCGCCTCGATCGCCGAGACCCTCGAGGGCGCCGAGGTCGTCTTCACCATGCTGCCCAAGGGCGAGCACTCCCGGGCCGTGTACCTCGGCGAGGACGGCGTGCTCGCCCACGCCCCGAAGGACGCCCTGCTCATCGACAGCTCCACGATCGACGTCGAGACCGCCCTCGAGCTGCACGCCGCGGCCGAGGAGGCCGGCTTCCGCTTCGTGGACGCCCCCGTCTCGGGCGGGATCAGCGGCGCCGCGGCGGCCACCCTGACGTTCATGATCGGGGGCAGGCCCGACGACGTCGAGGCCGCCCGCGGGCACATCGAGCCCATGGCGCGCAAGATCGTGGCCACCGGCGAGGCCGGCACCGGCCAGGCCGCGAAGATCGTCAACAACATGATGCTGTTCATCTGCCTCGAGGCCTGTGCCGAGGGCTCCGTGCTCGCCGACCGGCTGGGCCTGGACCCCCAGGTGTTCTGGGACATCGCCTCGGTGTCCTCCGGCAACTCCTGGGCCCTGCAGACCTGGTACCCCGTGCCCGGGATCGTCGACTCCGCCGCCGCCAACCACAACTTCGAGGCGACCTTCAGCGCCGCGCTCGCCGCCAAGGACGCCGGGCTGGCGCTGATGGCCGGTGAGCAGACCGGGGTGGACCTGCCCGCGGCGAAGCTCGTGGCCGAGCGGCTGCAGCGCCTGATCGACGAGGGGTACGCGGACAAGGACTGCTCCCTGATCACCAAGTACGCCGCGCCGGACGGGCGGATCCGGGGCTGGGACCCCGAGCAGGCCTGA
- a CDS encoding GntR family transcriptional regulator has product MIEEGKPLFVQIAEQVEDSIVDGSLAEEDRAPSTNELAAFHRINPATAAKGVNLLVDKGVLHKRRGIGMFVSPGARELLLRERREAFAVRYVRPLLAEARRIGLGPEDVAELVRAGAAEPAP; this is encoded by the coding sequence GTGATCGAGGAAGGCAAGCCCCTGTTCGTGCAGATCGCCGAGCAGGTCGAGGACTCGATCGTCGACGGCAGCCTCGCCGAGGAGGATCGGGCCCCGTCGACCAACGAGCTCGCCGCCTTCCACCGCATCAACCCGGCCACCGCCGCCAAGGGGGTGAACCTGCTCGTCGACAAGGGCGTGCTCCACAAGCGCCGCGGGATCGGCATGTTCGTCTCCCCCGGCGCCCGCGAGCTGCTGCTGCGGGAGCGCCGCGAGGCCTTCGCCGTCCGCTACGTCCGCCCGCTGCTCGCCGAGGCCCGCAGGATCGGGCTCGGACCCGAGGACGTCGCCGAGCTCGTCCGCGCCGGCGCCGCCGAGCCGGCACCCTGA
- a CDS encoding NupC/NupG family nucleoside CNT transporter, translating to MLDLLWGIGGMIVIIAIALLFSVDRRRIRFRTVALALALQVGFGVLVLYVPAGRVALETVTRGVQAVINASGAGIDFLFGPVLPEEGSVFAFQVLPVIVFFAALTSVLYHLGVLQWVVKIIGGGLAKLLGTSTPESMNAAANIFVGQTEAPLVIRPYVAAMSRSELFAVMCGGLATVAGSVLVGYSLLGAPLEYLIAASFMAAPAALLMAKLLVPSGALEDAPASADGADDDGARPGAGGPAQEDEERTGRRGVRQWLAGGARRGATSYAALELTRRPDAPAAERTDAGRGAAGSPAAARPGDAAGAAGTDRPGDAGGTAGAGAPDHATRTPGGEPVPATGAAGEDDEPANVIDAAARGASDGLSLALNVGAMLIAFISLIALVNVVLGAVGGLFGLEALTLEQLFGYVFAPVMFAVGVPWAEALDAGSFLGQKLVLNEFVAFADFAPQIEDYSPKAQAIVTFALTGFANFGSLAILLGGLGGIAPSRRADIARLGLLSVLGGTLANLMSATIAGMLIG from the coding sequence ATGCTCGACCTGCTCTGGGGCATCGGCGGGATGATCGTGATCATCGCCATCGCCCTCCTCTTCTCGGTGGACCGCCGCAGGATCCGCTTCCGCACCGTGGCCCTGGCGCTGGCCCTGCAGGTGGGCTTCGGGGTGCTCGTGCTCTACGTCCCGGCCGGACGGGTTGCGCTCGAGACCGTCACCCGCGGTGTCCAGGCCGTGATCAACGCCTCCGGGGCTGGGATCGACTTCCTCTTCGGCCCGGTCCTGCCCGAGGAGGGCTCTGTCTTCGCCTTCCAGGTGCTGCCGGTGATCGTGTTCTTCGCGGCCCTGACCTCGGTGCTCTACCACCTGGGCGTCCTGCAGTGGGTCGTGAAGATCATCGGCGGCGGGCTGGCGAAGCTGCTGGGCACCTCCACGCCGGAGTCGATGAACGCGGCCGCCAACATCTTCGTCGGCCAGACCGAGGCGCCGCTGGTCATCCGCCCCTATGTGGCCGCGATGTCCCGCTCGGAACTGTTCGCCGTGATGTGCGGCGGGCTGGCGACCGTGGCCGGCTCGGTGCTCGTGGGCTACTCCCTGCTGGGCGCGCCGCTCGAGTACCTCATCGCCGCCTCGTTCATGGCCGCACCGGCCGCGCTGCTCATGGCCAAGCTCCTCGTACCCTCCGGGGCGCTCGAGGACGCCCCGGCCTCCGCGGACGGAGCCGACGACGACGGAGCACGCCCCGGCGCCGGCGGTCCGGCGCAGGAGGACGAGGAGCGGACGGGTCGCCGCGGCGTTCGGCAGTGGCTGGCCGGCGGCGCCCGGCGCGGGGCGACTTCCTACGCCGCCCTCGAGCTCACCCGCCGCCCGGACGCCCCCGCCGCGGAGCGCACGGATGCCGGCCGCGGTGCTGCCGGTTCCCCCGCCGCCGCCCGTCCCGGCGACGCCGCGGGGGCCGCCGGCACCGACCGCCCCGGGGATGCCGGAGGGACGGCCGGCGCCGGAGCGCCCGACCATGCCACCCGCACGCCGGGCGGCGAACCGGTCCCCGCGACCGGCGCGGCGGGCGAGGACGACGAGCCGGCCAACGTCATCGACGCCGCCGCCCGCGGCGCGTCCGACGGGCTGAGCCTGGCCCTCAACGTCGGGGCGATGCTCATCGCCTTCATCTCGCTCATCGCGCTCGTCAACGTCGTCCTCGGCGCGGTCGGCGGGCTGTTCGGGCTCGAGGCGCTGACCCTGGAGCAGCTCTTCGGGTACGTCTTCGCCCCGGTGATGTTCGCGGTCGGGGTGCCCTGGGCCGAGGCCCTGGACGCCGGCAGCTTCCTCGGCCAGAAGCTCGTGCTCAACGAGTTCGTCGCGTTCGCCGACTTCGCCCCGCAGATCGAGGACTACTCCCCCAAGGCCCAGGCCATCGTCACCTTCGCCCTGACCGGCTTCGCGAACTTCGGGTCCCTGGCGATCCTCCTGGGCGGCCTCGGCGGCATCGCCCCGAGCCGCCGCGCGGACATCGCCCGGCTCGGCCTGCTCTCCGTGCTCGGGGGCACGCTGGCCAACCTCATGAGCGCCACGATCGCGGGCATGCTCATCGGCTGA
- a CDS encoding CoA-acylating methylmalonate-semialdehyde dehydrogenase, giving the protein MEDTKQEAEARAPQAAGADGQAATGPDVEHVIGGRRTAGTSGRTAPVYDPATGQVARHVHLASAEDVATAVETAEAALPAWRATSLAKRSTILFRVENIIRERTPELAAIITAEHGKVLSDAAGEVARGLENVQFCTGVMHHMKGEFLEQAATGVDVHQIRQPVGVVACITPFNFPAMVPLWMITTAIAAGNTVILKPSERDPSAAVWIAEAFAEAGLPPGVLNVVHGDKEAVDELLTNPLVKAVSFVGSTPIAKYIYETSAAHGKRVQALGGAKNHMVVMPDADLDSAADAAVSAAYGSAGERCMAVSVLVTVGDVADPLIERIKERVEKLTIGPGTDPASEMGPLITRQALERVNGYVANAPAEGATVVVDGTQQHFDGEGFFTGVSLVDHVRPGMKVYDEEIFGPVLSVVRVDTFDDAVRLINTNQYANGTAVFTRDGKTAREFEFAIEVGMVGVNVPIPVPIGAFSFGGWKSSLFGDTHMYGPESFNFYTRRKLVTTRWPEPSESQIDLGFPTH; this is encoded by the coding sequence ATGGAGGACACCAAGCAGGAGGCCGAGGCCCGCGCCCCGCAGGCGGCGGGCGCCGACGGGCAGGCCGCGACGGGCCCCGACGTCGAGCACGTCATCGGCGGCCGGCGCACGGCCGGGACCTCCGGGCGCACCGCGCCCGTCTACGACCCCGCGACCGGGCAGGTCGCCCGGCACGTGCACCTGGCCTCGGCCGAGGACGTCGCGACCGCCGTGGAGACCGCCGAGGCCGCGCTGCCCGCGTGGCGGGCGACGAGCCTGGCCAAGCGCAGCACGATCCTGTTCAGGGTCGAGAACATCATCCGCGAGCGCACCCCCGAGCTGGCGGCGATCATCACCGCCGAGCACGGCAAGGTCCTCTCGGACGCGGCCGGGGAGGTCGCCCGCGGCCTGGAGAACGTGCAGTTCTGCACCGGGGTCATGCACCACATGAAGGGCGAGTTCCTCGAGCAGGCCGCCACCGGGGTGGACGTCCACCAGATCCGCCAGCCGGTGGGCGTGGTCGCGTGCATCACCCCGTTCAACTTCCCGGCCATGGTGCCGCTGTGGATGATCACCACCGCGATCGCCGCCGGCAACACCGTGATCCTCAAGCCCTCCGAGCGGGACCCCTCCGCGGCGGTGTGGATCGCCGAGGCCTTCGCCGAGGCGGGGCTGCCGCCGGGGGTGCTCAACGTGGTGCACGGGGACAAGGAGGCGGTCGACGAGCTGCTGACCAACCCGCTCGTGAAGGCCGTGTCCTTCGTGGGCTCGACCCCCATCGCGAAATACATCTACGAGACCTCCGCCGCCCACGGCAAGCGCGTGCAGGCCCTGGGCGGGGCGAAGAACCACATGGTGGTCATGCCCGACGCCGACCTCGACTCCGCGGCCGACGCCGCGGTCTCGGCGGCCTACGGCTCCGCCGGGGAGCGGTGCATGGCGGTCTCGGTGCTCGTGACCGTCGGCGACGTCGCGGACCCGCTGATCGAGCGGATCAAGGAGCGCGTCGAGAAGCTCACGATCGGCCCCGGCACCGACCCGGCCTCGGAGATGGGCCCGCTGATCACCCGCCAGGCGCTCGAGCGGGTCAACGGCTACGTGGCGAACGCCCCGGCCGAGGGCGCGACCGTGGTCGTGGACGGGACGCAGCAGCACTTCGACGGGGAGGGCTTCTTCACCGGCGTCTCCCTCGTGGACCACGTGCGGCCGGGGATGAAGGTCTACGACGAGGAGATCTTCGGCCCCGTGCTCTCCGTGGTGCGGGTCGACACCTTCGACGACGCCGTGCGGCTGATCAACACCAACCAGTACGCCAACGGCACCGCCGTGTTCACCCGCGACGGCAAGACCGCCCGGGAGTTCGAGTTCGCGATCGAGGTCGGCATGGTCGGGGTCAACGTCCCGATCCCGGTCCCGATCGGCGCGTTCTCCTTCGGCGGCTGGAAGAGCTCCCTGTTCGGCGACACCCACATGTACGGGCCGGAGTCGTTCAACTTCTACACCCGCCGCAAGCTCGTCACCACGCGCTGGCCCGAGCCCTCGGAGTCGCAGATCGACCTGGGCTTCCCCACGCACTGA
- a CDS encoding aldo/keto reductase produces MEYTRLGRSGLMVSRLALGTIPFGSGGGFEKIAGLGPDEARRQLDEVLARGVNFIDTANLYSAGDAERVLGEILGARRDDVVLTSKARTPTGAGPNDGGASRIHVTRAVEDSLRRLRTDHLDLLYLHQWDGQTPITETIATANELIRAGKIRYWGVSNYNGWQLAKTVYEARAAGLEGPIAHQAYYTPEAREIEYEIIPAARDLGVATFGWSPLGEGLLNGKVRRDAETPADTRQGTGWPEPHVVDRERAYDLIELFDGIARELGWTIPQVVISWILGRPGIAGTVIAARRFEHLQEDLDAAELELPQEARDRITKASQLPAYYPLWHRLLNGQDRPEPAEAEFCAEQRGHVLGEDGG; encoded by the coding sequence ATGGAGTACACCCGACTCGGCCGTTCCGGCCTGATGGTCTCGCGCCTGGCCCTGGGCACCATCCCCTTCGGCTCCGGCGGGGGGTTCGAGAAGATCGCCGGCCTCGGCCCCGACGAGGCCCGCCGCCAGCTCGACGAGGTCCTCGCCCGCGGCGTGAACTTCATCGACACCGCCAACCTCTACTCCGCCGGCGACGCCGAGCGGGTCCTGGGCGAGATCCTGGGGGCGCGCCGCGACGACGTCGTGCTCACCTCCAAGGCGCGGACTCCCACCGGGGCGGGCCCCAACGACGGCGGGGCGAGCCGCATCCACGTCACCCGGGCGGTCGAGGACAGCCTGCGCCGGCTGCGGACCGACCACCTCGACCTGCTCTACCTGCACCAGTGGGACGGGCAGACCCCGATCACCGAGACCATCGCGACCGCCAACGAGCTGATCCGGGCCGGGAAGATCCGGTACTGGGGCGTGTCCAACTACAACGGGTGGCAGCTGGCCAAGACCGTCTACGAGGCCCGGGCCGCCGGGCTCGAGGGCCCGATCGCCCACCAGGCCTACTACACGCCCGAGGCCCGCGAGATCGAGTACGAGATCATCCCCGCCGCCCGGGACCTCGGCGTCGCGACCTTCGGCTGGAGCCCCCTCGGCGAGGGCCTGCTCAACGGCAAGGTCCGCCGCGACGCGGAGACCCCGGCCGACACCCGCCAGGGCACCGGCTGGCCCGAGCCCCACGTGGTGGACCGCGAGCGTGCCTACGACCTCATCGAGCTCTTCGACGGGATCGCCCGCGAGCTGGGGTGGACGATCCCGCAGGTGGTCATCTCCTGGATCCTCGGCCGCCCCGGCATCGCCGGGACCGTGATCGCCGCCCGGCGCTTCGAGCACCTGCAGGAGGACCTCGACGCCGCCGAGCTCGAGCTGCCGCAGGAGGCCCGCGACCGGATCACGAAGGCCTCGCAGCTGCCCGCCTACTACCCGCTGTGGCACCGGCTGCTCAACGGCCAGGACCGCCCCGAGCCGGCCGAGGCGGAGTTCTGCGCGGAGCAGCGCGGCCACGTGCTCGGGGAGGACGGGGGCTGA
- a CDS encoding MFS transporter, producing MSTEDRVAASADPNDSPENRGGLKKVVAASMAGTVVEWYEFFLFATASTLVFGQLFFVDTGNPLDGILKAFLIYAVGFIARPLGGIVFGHFGDKYGRKHLLQVSILMVGIATFLMGCLPGFDQVGYWAPAMLVVLRFVQGFAVGGEWGGAVLLVAEHSPNKERGFWASWPQAAVPLGNLLATVVLLVLSSVLSEEAFLSWGWRVGFWLSIIIVAIGYYIRTHVTDAAIFKEAQEEFVEEKKAGYGVGEVFRRYPRGVFGAMGLRFAENILYYVVVTFSITYLSTQREVDTSRILLLLLIAHVIHAITVPIVGRFTDRVGRRPMYATGAVLGAVWGFIAFPMFDTDNSFVILAAVTLGLMIHALMYAGQPAIMAEMFPTRMRYSGVSLGYQVTSIVAGSLAPIIATALLRQFGTWVPISVYIAIACAITLVAVVTLRETKGISLQDVDAEDRRRLAEERSARGTGA from the coding sequence ATGAGCACTGAGGACCGGGTCGCCGCGAGCGCCGACCCCAACGACTCCCCCGAGAACCGGGGCGGGCTGAAGAAGGTCGTCGCCGCCTCGATGGCCGGCACGGTCGTGGAGTGGTACGAGTTCTTCCTCTTCGCCACCGCCTCGACCCTGGTCTTCGGCCAGCTGTTCTTCGTCGACACCGGCAACCCGCTGGACGGCATCCTCAAGGCGTTCCTGATCTACGCGGTGGGCTTCATCGCCCGCCCGCTGGGCGGGATCGTCTTCGGCCACTTCGGCGACAAGTACGGGCGCAAGCACCTGCTGCAGGTCTCGATCCTGATGGTCGGCATCGCCACGTTCCTCATGGGCTGCCTGCCCGGCTTCGACCAGGTGGGCTACTGGGCCCCGGCGATGCTCGTGGTCCTGCGCTTCGTGCAGGGCTTCGCGGTGGGCGGCGAGTGGGGCGGCGCGGTCCTGCTCGTGGCCGAGCACTCCCCCAACAAGGAGCGCGGCTTCTGGGCCTCGTGGCCGCAGGCGGCCGTGCCGCTGGGCAACCTGCTGGCGACCGTCGTGCTGCTGGTCCTGTCCTCCGTGCTCTCGGAGGAGGCGTTCCTGTCCTGGGGCTGGCGCGTGGGCTTCTGGCTGTCGATCATCATCGTGGCCATCGGCTACTACATCCGCACCCACGTGACGGACGCGGCGATCTTCAAGGAGGCGCAGGAGGAGTTCGTCGAGGAGAAGAAGGCCGGCTACGGCGTGGGCGAGGTCTTCCGCCGCTACCCGCGCGGGGTGTTCGGCGCGATGGGCCTGCGCTTCGCGGAGAACATCCTCTACTACGTGGTGGTGACCTTCTCGATCACCTACCTCTCCACCCAGCGCGAGGTCGACACCAGCCGGATCCTGCTGCTGCTGCTCATCGCCCACGTCATCCACGCGATCACGGTGCCGATCGTCGGCCGCTTCACCGACCGGGTGGGCCGGCGCCCGATGTACGCGACCGGCGCGGTGCTGGGCGCGGTGTGGGGCTTCATCGCCTTCCCGATGTTCGACACCGACAACAGCTTCGTCATCCTCGCGGCCGTGACCCTGGGCCTGATGATCCACGCCCTGATGTACGCCGGGCAGCCGGCGATCATGGCCGAGATGTTCCCGACCCGGATGCGCTACTCCGGGGTCTCCCTGGGCTACCAGGTCACCTCGATCGTCGCCGGCTCGCTGGCCCCGATCATCGCCACCGCCCTGCTCCGCCAGTTCGGCACCTGGGTGCCGATCTCGGTCTACATCGCGATCGCCTGCGCGATCACCCTGGTCGCGGTGGTCACCCTCCGCGAGACCAAGGGGATCTCCCTGCAGGACGTCGACGCCGAGGACCGGCGCCGTCTCGCCGAGGAGCGCTCCGCGCGGGGGACCGGGGCCTGA